From the genome of Cytophagales bacterium WSM2-2:
GTGATCATGAGATCGATTTTACACCTTACAAAATTTGCGACCGCTCTGTTTTCTTTATGCGTCCGGGCCAGGTACATCAACTCAGGCTAAAAGCCGGAAGTACTGGGTACATGATGGGATTTAAGAGTGGTTTCTACAATCCACGTCACAAAATTTCCAGTCAGTTACTGCGAAGGGTGAGTAACAAGAATTTTTGCCGGTTCGACACCAACGGCTTCGAAAAGATAATGTCTGTGTTAACTTCTATTTTTCAGGAATACAGTCACAAACGGGAAGAGTATGAGGAAGTCATTAAAGCAAACCTGGTTATTTTCTTTACTGAACTGATCCGGAACCGACAAAATCGCGAAAACTCCTTGACTCCGGTTGCCCCATACACACAGGAACGTCTTGACCTGTTTTTAGAGTTTCTGGAGACACATATCTCTAAACACAAACAGGTGTCGAACTATGCGGATATGTTGAATCT
Proteins encoded in this window:
- a CDS encoding transcriptional regulator, producing the protein MKAIESIPIRHLNANQKELSSESFSIRDVSKLLAGKDMVQEFHRHDFFYVLSLKKGAGDHEIDFTPYKICDRSVFFMRPGQVHQLRLKAGSTGYMMGFKSGFYNPRHKISSQLLRRVSNKNFCRFDTNGFEKIMSVLTSIFQEYSHKREEYEEVIKANLVIFFTELIRNRQNRENSLTPVAPYTQERLDLFLEFLETHISKHKQVSNYADMLNLSPYQLNAITKATLGKTCSELINEAIVLESKRHLLATSDQVNQIAYRLGYEDVSYFIRFFKKHTGYSPETFRHNSK